The following coding sequences are from one Deltaproteobacteria bacterium window:
- a CDS encoding threonine synthase, whose product MSYIKSLKCRECAREYPKEALHVCEYCFGPLEVAYEYDKIKKDLTREKIEKRAPNMWRYRELLPLEGEPTVGLQAGFTPLVRAKNLGEALGVKEIYIKNDAVSFPTLSFKDRVVSVAISRARELGFKVVSCASTGNLANSVAANAAACGMENYVFIPYDLEPTKVLGTLVYGSNVVGIKGNYDEVNRLCSEIAGKYGWAFVNINIRPYYAEGSKSYGYEIAEQLGWKLPKHIVVPMAGGSLITKIWKAFNEFHKLGFIDSVQTKVYGAQATGCSPITTAVKAGAELIKPVKPNTIAKSLAIGNPADGFYSARVMRDSGGYGEDVSDEEIISSIKLLAETEGIFAETAGGVTLGVTKKLIEQGRIPKDESIVISITGNGLKTQEALQGSIAAPPVISASLRDFDELVAVSGKKYAVRA is encoded by the coding sequence ATGAGTTATATAAAGAGCCTTAAGTGCCGCGAGTGCGCAAGAGAGTACCCCAAAGAGGCGCTCCATGTATGCGAGTACTGCTTCGGGCCGCTCGAGGTCGCGTACGAGTACGACAAGATAAAGAAAGACCTTACAAGAGAGAAGATAGAAAAGCGCGCCCCCAATATGTGGCGCTATCGCGAGCTTCTTCCGCTAGAAGGCGAGCCGACGGTCGGGCTCCAGGCCGGGTTTACGCCGCTTGTCAGGGCAAAGAACCTTGGCGAGGCCCTTGGCGTTAAGGAGATATACATAAAGAACGATGCAGTGAGCTTCCCCACACTGTCCTTCAAGGACCGCGTCGTTTCCGTTGCCATATCGAGGGCGCGGGAGCTGGGCTTCAAGGTCGTCTCATGCGCATCTACCGGTAACCTTGCCAACTCCGTTGCCGCCAACGCCGCAGCCTGCGGCATGGAGAACTACGTGTTCATACCGTATGACCTCGAGCCAACGAAGGTGCTCGGCACACTCGTCTACGGGTCGAATGTGGTCGGCATAAAGGGCAACTACGACGAGGTAAACCGCCTTTGCAGCGAAATCGCCGGAAAGTACGGCTGGGCATTCGTGAATATCAATATCCGCCCGTATTACGCCGAGGGCTCGAAGTCCTACGGCTACGAGATAGCCGAGCAGCTCGGGTGGAAGCTCCCGAAGCATATCGTTGTGCCGATGGCCGGAGGCTCTCTCATAACAAAGATATGGAAGGCCTTTAACGAGTTCCATAAGCTCGGGTTCATCGATTCCGTGCAGACAAAGGTCTACGGCGCGCAGGCAACCGGATGCTCGCCCATAACCACGGCGGTAAAGGCCGGGGCAGAGCTCATAAAGCCGGTTAAGCCGAACACCATTGCCAAATCGCTCGCAATCGGCAATCCTGCAGACGGCTTCTACTCGGCAAGGGTCATGAGGGATAGCGGCGGCTACGGCGAGGACGTAAGTGATGAGGAAATAATATCATCCATAAAGCTGCTTGCCGAGACAGAGGGCATATTCGCCGAGACAGCTGGAGGCGTAACGCTTGGAGTAACGAAGAAGCTGATTGAGCAGGGCCGCATCCCCAAAGACGAGTCCATAGTGATTTCCATAACCGGCAACGGGCTAAAGACCCAGGAAGCGCTCCAGGGCAGCATCGCAGCCCCGCCGGTCATAAGCGCGAGCCTCCGTGACTTCGACGAACTCGTTGCTGTAAGCGGCAAGAAATACGCTGTAAGGGCCTAA
- a CDS encoding sulfurtransferase TusA family protein: MSEIKVDDTLDLRGVLCPINFVKTKLKLEGMDQGQVLELVLDSGEPIQNVPKSIKEEGHKIVEVKKEADHFRLKIEKC; the protein is encoded by the coding sequence ATGAGCGAGATAAAGGTAGACGATACGCTAGACCTTAGGGGAGTGCTCTGCCCGATAAACTTCGTGAAGACGAAGCTCAAGCTCGAGGGCATGGATCAGGGGCAGGTGCTCGAGCTGGTGCTCGATTCCGGAGAGCCCATACAGAACGTCCCGAAAAGCATCAAGGAAGAAGGCCACAAGATAGTTGAAGTGAAGAAAGAGGCAGACCACTTCAGGCTGAAAATCGAGAAGTGTTAG
- the rplQ gene encoding 50S ribosomal protein L17: MRHNRDEKRFKRRVGHLRCMMANMTSDLILRESIKTTTPKAKELRKVAERMITLGKAGDTAARRRAMAFMRNKNAVTKLFDDVALRFKSRNGGYTRIMKLGFRPGDCAPVSIIELVEKQSMLPAVTEGAAAEKKAKAPKAPKAPKEPKAPKAPKPVKPKKEATAKPKAEKRAAAPKKGAKKKGA, translated from the coding sequence ATGAGGCATAACAGGGACGAAAAAAGATTTAAAAGGCGCGTTGGCCACTTAAGGTGCATGATGGCCAACATGACGAGCGACCTTATCCTTCGCGAGAGCATAAAGACCACAACGCCGAAGGCAAAGGAGCTAAGAAAGGTCGCCGAGCGCATGATTACGCTTGGAAAGGCCGGCGATACCGCCGCAAGAAGGCGCGCCATGGCATTCATGCGTAATAAGAACGCCGTGACCAAGCTTTTTGACGACGTCGCATTGAGGTTCAAGTCGAGAAACGGCGGTTACACGCGAATCATGAAGCTGGGTTTCAGGCCTGGCGATTGCGCTCCGGTCTCGATAATAGAGCTCGTTGAGAAGCAGTCCATGCTCCCGGCTGTGACCGAAGGCGCGGCAGCAGAGAAGAAGGCAAAGGCCCCGAAGGCTCCTAAAGCACCGAAAGAGCCTAAGGCCCCGAAGGCTCCGAAGCCTGTAAAGCCAAAGAAAGAGGCTACGGCAAAGCCCAAGGCGGAGAAGAGAGCCGCTGCCCCAAAGAAGGGCGCAAAGAAAAAGGGCGCATAA
- a CDS encoding cysteine synthase has translation MKSSEAVGKAGVNAAQSANAKAASKSIIELVGNTPLVRINNITKDLPEGVEIYAKLEGHNPGGSVKDRPALRMVLDAEKHGHLTKDKIILDSSSGNTGIAYSWIAAYKGYKLDLVVPQNVSEERKKILKAFGANVIFSSPFEGSDGAIRLCWKLYVENPEKYCKLDQYNNPSNPDAHYDTTGPEIIEQTGGRVTHFVATIGTGGTIMGTGRRLKDFNKDIHIVAVEPDNPMHGLEGLKHMATSIVPGIYHEEELDEKVSAPTEPSYELVKRLAREEGILVGQSSGAAMWGALEVAKKLKKGLVVVIFPDGGDKYLSTRLWE, from the coding sequence ATGAAGTCATCCGAAGCAGTTGGAAAGGCGGGCGTGAATGCCGCCCAGAGCGCAAACGCAAAGGCCGCCAGCAAGTCGATTATCGAGCTTGTGGGCAATACGCCGCTTGTGCGCATCAATAACATAACAAAGGATCTGCCAGAAGGTGTAGAGATATACGCAAAGCTCGAAGGGCATAATCCCGGAGGCTCGGTAAAGGACCGCCCGGCGCTAAGGATGGTGCTCGATGCAGAGAAGCACGGGCATCTTACGAAGGACAAGATCATCCTCGACTCGAGCTCCGGTAATACAGGAATCGCGTACTCGTGGATAGCCGCGTACAAGGGCTACAAGCTCGACCTCGTTGTTCCGCAAAACGTGAGCGAGGAGCGTAAAAAGATACTCAAGGCATTTGGCGCAAACGTCATCTTCTCGAGCCCCTTTGAGGGCTCTGACGGAGCGATAAGACTTTGCTGGAAGCTATACGTCGAGAACCCGGAGAAGTACTGTAAGCTCGACCAATATAACAACCCCTCTAACCCTGACGCGCATTACGACACGACCGGGCCGGAAATCATTGAGCAGACAGGCGGACGCGTTACGCATTTTGTAGCTACTATCGGCACGGGCGGCACCATCATGGGCACGGGCAGAAGGCTGAAAGACTTTAATAAGGACATACACATCGTGGCTGTCGAGCCCGATAACCCAATGCACGGCCTCGAGGGCTTAAAACACATGGCGACATCGATAGTGCCCGGCATTTATCACGAGGAAGAGCTCGATGAGAAGGTGTCTGCCCCGACCGAGCCGTCCTATGAACTGGTAAAGAGGCTTGCGAGGGAAGAGGGCATTCTGGTAGGCCAGTCCTCCGGAGCGGCGATGTGGGGCGCGCTCGAGGTTGCGAAGAAACTTAAGAAGGGCCTCGTTGTCGTTATCTTCCCGGACGGCGGAGATAAGTATCTTTCTACTAGGCTTTGGGAGTAG
- a CDS encoding MoaD/ThiS family protein — translation MPIKVRIPTPLRKITGGKDEVDANGKTVADILSDLEKNYPGLKERICEADGTPRKFVNLYVNDEDIRFKNNLTTELKDGDELSIIPAIAGGR, via the coding sequence ATGCCGATAAAGGTTCGTATACCAACGCCGCTTAGAAAGATAACCGGCGGCAAAGACGAAGTAGATGCAAACGGAAAAACCGTCGCCGATATACTAAGCGACCTTGAGAAGAACTACCCCGGGCTTAAAGAGAGGATATGCGAGGCAGACGGCACGCCGCGTAAATTCGTCAATCTCTACGTTAATGACGAGGACATAAGGTTTAAGAACAATCTCACGACCGAGCTTAAGGACGGCGATGAGCTGTCCATTATCCCTGCAATCGCAGGCGGAAGGTAG
- the rpsK gene encoding 30S ribosomal protein S11, with product MAKGGKKVKRSVSKGIAHINSTFNNTVISIADPSGNVLAWASSGSSGFKGSRKGTPFAAQVAATNAAKKAMEHGVRTVDVYIKGPGAGRESALRSLQAAGFSIALIRDVTPVPHNGCRPPKRRRV from the coding sequence ATGGCAAAGGGCGGAAAAAAAGTAAAGAGGTCGGTCTCAAAGGGCATAGCCCATATCAACTCGACCTTCAATAACACGGTTATCAGCATAGCTGACCCAAGCGGCAACGTGCTTGCGTGGGCAAGCTCGGGAAGCTCGGGGTTCAAGGGCTCGAGAAAGGGCACTCCGTTCGCGGCGCAGGTTGCGGCGACGAACGCGGCGAAGAAGGCCATGGAGCATGGCGTTAGGACCGTGGACGTATATATAAAGGGCCCGGGCGCGGGCAGGGAATCGGCGCTAAGGTCGCTGCAGGCAGCGGGCTTTAGCATAGCGCTTATCAGGGACGTTACCCCTGTTCCGCACAACGGATGCAGGCCGCCCAAGAGGCGCAGGGTTTAA
- a CDS encoding 4Fe-4S binding protein, whose product MDRFIEDKVTKVSVNIGDGEKKVDFNDLKTGGFIKQRQKDLFTVRLRCPGGRMTTDKLVEVSKIAHKYSKQSVVHFSFRQSLEILYVDYKDFNAIVADLAAIGMKVASCGPRVRVPTACGGCEYNPNGLSDTQGLAKMVDEKYFGTPTHHKFKMSFSGCPIDCSRTREMDLGFQGVVDPEWEDPTCTGCTICAEVCKDDAIASHPETGKPIYDASKCIYCGDCIRACPTGAWRAKRYGHLVRIGGKHGRHPVEAKEIAVFIPDNKVPAVIEKTIEWYMANGLRGERIATTVKRVGLESYMKFMGPTLEGTRILGGKEVVGGVR is encoded by the coding sequence ATGGACAGGTTCATAGAAGATAAGGTAACAAAGGTATCCGTAAACATCGGGGACGGCGAGAAGAAGGTCGACTTTAACGACCTTAAGACCGGAGGGTTCATTAAGCAGCGGCAGAAGGATCTCTTTACCGTACGCCTTAGGTGCCCGGGCGGAAGGATGACGACCGATAAGCTTGTCGAGGTCTCGAAGATAGCACACAAGTACAGTAAGCAGAGTGTGGTGCATTTCAGTTTTCGTCAGTCGCTTGAAATCCTTTACGTCGACTATAAGGACTTTAACGCTATAGTTGCGGACCTTGCGGCAATCGGCATGAAGGTGGCGTCCTGCGGCCCGAGGGTCAGGGTCCCTACCGCATGCGGCGGGTGCGAGTATAACCCGAACGGCTTAAGCGATACGCAGGGGCTTGCGAAGATGGTCGATGAGAAATACTTTGGCACGCCCACGCACCATAAGTTCAAGATGTCTTTCTCAGGCTGTCCGATAGACTGCTCGAGGACGCGCGAGATGGATCTCGGGTTCCAGGGTGTTGTTGATCCGGAGTGGGAAGATCCTACTTGCACGGGCTGTACGATTTGCGCCGAGGTCTGTAAGGACGACGCAATCGCCTCGCACCCGGAGACCGGTAAGCCCATCTACGATGCGAGTAAGTGCATCTACTGCGGCGACTGCATCAGGGCATGCCCCACAGGCGCATGGAGGGCAAAGCGTTACGGACATCTCGTGAGGATAGGCGGTAAGCACGGCAGACATCCTGTCGAGGCAAAGGAAATCGCAGTGTTTATTCCTGACAATAAAGTTCCGGCGGTAATCGAGAAGACGATAGAGTGGTACATGGCAAACGGCTTAAGGGGCGAGAGGATTGCCACCACAGTGAAAAGAGTCGGGCTTGAGAGCTACATGAAGTTCATGGGCCCAACACTCGAAGGCACGCGCATACTTGGCGGCAAGGAAGTGGTTGGTGGCGTAAGATGA
- a CDS encoding radical SAM protein, which translates to MTTKNYFQNSSTLKIDLMLRGIRVSEGLKGANCRKGRAGAGIDLILPKGTLVNVPCGEDFTEHSPYELKKARKGLVITDGTREMKVTAVPEPRFYSDKTSTGVPFCDIATVHGSYAVITPSPKCEFFDSKVECRYCAGNFDMAGADARLFTVEEVLETVKAILDEGVCEIIYLSIGFSRGGDGGIELLRPYIKAIKNHFNCLVAVEALPPKEDKWIDEAYALGADSLLYNLEIFDSELFKILCPGREELIGRKRYLDALKYAATVFPNGTVASHLIVGLEPPGSTCMGIDYLTEIGVVPILPVYRPQPGKALRMGPLTAEVIIPVYKHLYTAVKKNKINTSWVRDISMVTTPIESKLLSGEEKSGVLSLFDGFYKTKLGIKTAWGLSTLRRKLRVKDKGEQ; encoded by the coding sequence ATGACGACGAAAAACTATTTTCAGAACTCGTCTACCCTTAAGATAGATCTGATGCTTCGCGGCATACGCGTATCGGAAGGGCTAAAGGGCGCGAACTGCCGTAAGGGCAGGGCAGGGGCGGGCATAGACCTGATACTTCCAAAGGGCACGCTCGTGAACGTGCCCTGCGGAGAGGACTTTACCGAGCATTCGCCCTATGAGCTTAAGAAAGCCAGGAAAGGGCTCGTAATAACCGACGGCACGCGCGAGATGAAGGTTACTGCCGTGCCGGAGCCGAGGTTTTATTCCGATAAGACCTCTACCGGAGTGCCGTTTTGCGACATAGCCACGGTGCACGGAAGCTACGCCGTGATTACGCCTTCTCCGAAGTGCGAGTTCTTCGACAGTAAGGTCGAGTGCCGCTACTGCGCCGGGAACTTCGATATGGCAGGCGCGGACGCGAGGCTCTTTACAGTCGAAGAGGTGCTCGAGACCGTAAAGGCGATTCTCGACGAGGGCGTTTGCGAAATCATTTATCTCTCGATAGGTTTTAGCAGGGGCGGGGACGGCGGTATCGAGCTTCTTCGGCCGTATATAAAGGCCATAAAGAACCACTTTAACTGCCTTGTTGCTGTGGAGGCGCTGCCGCCAAAGGAAGATAAATGGATAGACGAGGCGTACGCGCTTGGCGCGGATTCGCTTCTCTATAATCTCGAGATATTTGATTCCGAGCTCTTTAAGATACTTTGCCCGGGCAGGGAAGAGCTTATCGGCAGAAAGCGTTACCTTGACGCGCTTAAATACGCGGCAACGGTATTTCCAAACGGCACGGTTGCATCGCACCTGATAGTAGGGCTCGAGCCCCCGGGCTCGACCTGCATGGGCATAGATTATCTGACCGAAATTGGCGTTGTGCCGATATTGCCCGTTTACAGGCCGCAGCCGGGAAAGGCCCTTAGGATGGGGCCGCTCACGGCAGAGGTGATAATACCGGTATATAAGCACCTCTACACTGCTGTCAAGAAAAACAAGATAAACACCTCGTGGGTGCGCGATATCAGCATGGTAACCACACCCATAGAGAGCAAGCTTCTCTCGGGAGAGGAAAAGAGCGGAGTGCTTTCGCTCTTCGACGGGTTTTACAAGACAAAGCTCGGCATCAAGACGGCCTGGGGGCTATCGACTCTTAGAAGAAAGCTTCGCGTAAAGGATAAGGGCGAGCAGTAG
- a CDS encoding DASS family sodium-coupled anion symporter, producing the protein MSIEIDKRPLWVILLSRLVRPAFFALLAIAFYVVVRSEPPAGLSEAGKNALAVFGVCLALWVSNVIPLAVTSILAMVLVPLLGVLTRKDVYATFGNEAVFFILGAFILAGAVMQSGLSSRISLVILDKFAATPERLWLSVFFLAASLSFFMSEHAVAAMLFPIVLDMSKTLGLRPGKSSYGKLLFLSLAWGCVIGGVATFLGGARVPLAVGILKELTGKSIDFIDYTIAVFPLVIALLIVGYLVLRFFFVSDVENVDKVHETLKRRIHAMGKIKYAEYAVGAVLLVTIAAWALLGKTAGLSTIALVAVVALFVFKLVRWKDIEEYVNWGVILMYGGAIVLGSALDKSGAAFWFAKYTMGNWVTTAMAAVVFFSFVTLVLTEGISNAAVIAILLPVAIGLSGSFGMSPELVTLAIAIPAGLAFCLPMSTPANAIAVSSNFVTVKDMAKTGVIMTVAAWVLFNVMAAYYWPVIGVWK; encoded by the coding sequence TTGAGCATAGAGATAGATAAAAGGCCACTCTGGGTCATACTGCTTTCGAGGCTGGTAAGGCCGGCGTTCTTTGCCCTGCTGGCGATTGCCTTTTATGTTGTCGTGCGCTCGGAACCCCCGGCAGGACTAAGCGAGGCAGGTAAGAACGCCCTCGCGGTGTTCGGTGTATGCCTTGCCCTATGGGTTTCTAACGTAATACCGCTTGCAGTGACGAGCATATTGGCGATGGTGCTTGTGCCGCTCCTTGGCGTCCTTACGAGAAAGGACGTGTACGCGACATTTGGCAACGAAGCCGTGTTCTTCATTCTCGGAGCGTTTATACTCGCGGGAGCCGTTATGCAGAGCGGACTATCGAGTAGAATTTCGCTTGTGATACTCGATAAGTTCGCGGCCACCCCAGAGAGGCTCTGGTTAAGCGTATTTTTCCTTGCGGCATCGCTTTCGTTTTTCATGAGCGAGCACGCGGTTGCGGCAATGCTCTTTCCCATAGTGCTCGATATGTCGAAGACGCTTGGTCTAAGGCCGGGCAAGAGCTCCTACGGCAAGCTCCTGTTTCTCTCGCTTGCGTGGGGGTGCGTTATAGGCGGTGTGGCGACTTTCCTTGGCGGAGCAAGGGTGCCGCTCGCAGTCGGCATATTAAAGGAGCTTACCGGCAAGAGCATAGACTTTATCGATTACACGATAGCGGTCTTTCCGCTCGTCATCGCGCTTTTGATAGTAGGGTATCTGGTGCTGAGGTTTTTCTTTGTCTCGGACGTCGAGAACGTTGATAAGGTGCACGAGACGCTAAAGCGCCGCATACACGCGATGGGCAAGATCAAGTACGCCGAGTACGCGGTCGGCGCGGTGCTTCTCGTCACGATAGCGGCGTGGGCGCTTCTTGGCAAAACCGCAGGGCTCTCGACGATAGCGCTCGTTGCCGTGGTGGCGTTATTCGTCTTCAAGCTCGTGAGATGGAAGGATATAGAGGAGTACGTCAATTGGGGCGTAATCCTCATGTACGGCGGCGCCATAGTGCTTGGCTCCGCGCTAGATAAGAGCGGCGCGGCCTTCTGGTTTGCGAAGTACACGATGGGCAACTGGGTCACGACGGCAATGGCGGCGGTGGTGTTTTTCTCCTTCGTGACGCTTGTGCTTACCGAAGGCATCAGTAACGCCGCGGTCATAGCAATACTGCTGCCCGTTGCAATCGGGCTTTCCGGAAGCTTTGGCATGTCGCCCGAGCTCGTAACGCTCGCAATCGCCATACCCGCGGGGCTGGCGTTTTGCCTGCCGATGTCGACTCCGGCGAACGCAATCGCCGTGTCATCGAATTTTGTGACGGTAAAGGACATGGCAAAGACAGGGGTCATAATGACAGTAGCGGCATGGGTGCTCTTTAACGTGATGGCCGCGTACTACTGGCCGGTTATAGGAGTCTGGAAGTGA
- the moeB gene encoding molybdopterin-synthase adenylyltransferase MoeB has protein sequence MDFSEEQIERYSRHIILPEVGGKGQAKLLKAKVFVLGAGGLGSPSLMYLAAAGIGTIGIADGDAVDLSNLQRQIIHNTKKIGVHKAVSARQTINELNPDVKVVTYEERLTADNVREVIRDYDVVLDGSDNFPTRFLMNDACFFEKKPLVSGSMFRFEGQVAIFKGHDEFPCYRCLYPEPPPKGLVPSCQEAGVLGALAGVVGVLQAVEAIKEVLKIGDGLAGYLMIFDALKMTFRKVRVRKDPDCALCGKNATIKELITYEEACELRAPGK, from the coding sequence ATGGATTTCTCAGAAGAGCAAATAGAGCGGTATTCGCGCCACATAATACTTCCAGAGGTCGGAGGAAAGGGCCAGGCAAAGCTTCTTAAAGCCAAGGTCTTTGTACTCGGGGCCGGAGGGCTCGGCTCGCCTTCGCTTATGTATCTTGCTGCAGCCGGCATAGGCACAATCGGCATAGCCGACGGCGATGCGGTTGACCTTAGTAACCTCCAGCGGCAAATTATTCATAACACGAAGAAAATCGGCGTGCATAAGGCAGTGAGCGCCAGGCAGACCATAAACGAGCTTAACCCGGACGTAAAGGTCGTTACCTATGAAGAACGCCTTACCGCTGACAACGTCCGCGAGGTAATCCGCGACTACGACGTTGTGCTCGATGGAAGCGACAACTTCCCGACGCGCTTTCTGATGAACGACGCGTGCTTCTTCGAAAAGAAGCCGCTTGTCTCCGGAAGCATGTTCCGCTTCGAAGGCCAGGTGGCGATATTTAAAGGGCATGATGAATTCCCGTGCTACCGCTGTCTTTATCCGGAGCCGCCGCCAAAGGGGCTTGTGCCAAGCTGCCAGGAGGCAGGAGTGCTTGGCGCGCTTGCCGGGGTCGTCGGAGTGCTTCAGGCGGTTGAGGCGATTAAAGAGGTTTTAAAAATCGGCGACGGCCTTGCCGGGTATCTTATGATATTTGACGCGCTTAAGATGACATTCAGGAAAGTTCGCGTAAGAAAAGACCCTGACTGCGCGCTTTGCGGCAAGAACGCGACCATAAAGGAACTAATCACTTACGAAGAGGCCTGCGAGCTTCGGGCCCCGGGTAAGTAA
- a CDS encoding NIL domain-containing protein, whose product MKKRVYLTYPREMVKEPLIYEVSKRFNVSTNIRQATVSDDLGLVALEIEGTDENVEKAVKFFTEKGVKVEPIELDIVE is encoded by the coding sequence TTGAAAAAGAGAGTGTATCTCACATACCCCAGAGAGATGGTGAAGGAGCCTCTTATATACGAGGTGTCCAAGCGCTTTAACGTCTCTACCAACATTCGCCAGGCAACCGTGTCTGACGACTTGGGGCTTGTTGCGCTCGAGATAGAGGGTACGGATGAGAATGTGGAAAAGGCCGTAAAGTTTTTCACTGAAAAAGGCGTTAAAGTAGAGCCCATTGAACTCGATATAGTTGAGTAG
- a CDS encoding M67 family metallopeptidase, with protein MLKFKKSVYEEIRRVSEAAYPHECCGALIGKFSEDGSATAVSSVSLTNMNTTRANDRYEVNPAELLKVEKDVKREGLDVIGFFHSHPDHPSKPSQFDRDRGWPEYHYTIVSVESGAVADIKNWKIEAEDKPFGSEPFEVEVDD; from the coding sequence ATGCTTAAGTTTAAGAAAAGTGTATATGAAGAAATAAGGAGGGTGTCGGAGGCTGCATATCCACATGAATGTTGCGGGGCACTTATTGGAAAATTTTCAGAAGACGGTTCAGCTACTGCTGTTAGTTCTGTTTCTTTAACAAATATGAATACAACCAGGGCTAATGATAGGTATGAGGTAAATCCTGCTGAACTGTTGAAAGTTGAGAAGGATGTAAAGAGAGAAGGACTTGATGTGATAGGTTTCTTTCATTCACACCCGGATCATCCATCAAAGCCATCTCAGTTTGATAGAGATAGAGGATGGCCAGAATATCATTATACAATAGTATCGGTTGAGAGTGGTGCTGTGGCGGATATAAAAAACTGGAAAATCGAGGCAGAGGATAAGCCGTTTGGGTCGGAGCCTTTTGAAGTAGAAGTAGATGACTAA
- a CDS encoding DNA-directed RNA polymerase subunit alpha gives MQKNWRELIKPKKLEVEKVTATYGKFTAEPLERGYGMTIGNSLRRILISSLQGAAVTSVKFDGVLHEFSNIPGVKEDVSDIILNIKQIKLKMNGEGPRTMKLSVKGAAEAKAGSIEHDDSIEILNPELIIAHVGKDGKLECTLTVDSGKGYVPAEKNKTPNMPVGAIAVDSIFQPVSRVNFDVTNARVGQRTDYDKLSLEVWTNGAIDPQSAVGIAAKIFKEQLSLFIGFDEVAEEAEGRGAEDKVESMPWFNENLLKTVDELELSVRSANCLKNANIKYIGEMVQKTEQEMLKTKNFGRKSLNEIKEILHTMGLDFGKKLEGFPTRKELDKTHQERKQTE, from the coding sequence ATGCAGAAAAACTGGCGCGAACTCATCAAACCGAAAAAGCTCGAGGTTGAAAAAGTTACGGCAACTTACGGCAAGTTCACGGCCGAGCCGCTCGAGAGGGGTTACGGCATGACGATTGGCAACAGCCTGAGAAGAATCCTCATTTCCTCGCTTCAGGGCGCTGCCGTTACGTCCGTTAAGTTCGACGGCGTGCTCCACGAGTTCTCGAACATCCCGGGCGTCAAGGAAGACGTCTCGGACATTATTTTGAACATAAAGCAGATAAAGCTCAAGATGAACGGCGAGGGCCCGCGCACCATGAAGCTTTCGGTAAAGGGCGCTGCGGAAGCAAAGGCAGGAAGCATCGAGCACGACGATTCAATCGAGATACTGAACCCGGAGCTCATAATCGCTCACGTTGGCAAGGACGGCAAGCTCGAGTGCACGCTCACCGTCGATTCCGGCAAGGGCTACGTTCCGGCCGAGAAGAACAAGACGCCGAACATGCCGGTAGGGGCAATAGCGGTCGATTCGATATTCCAGCCGGTATCGAGAGTGAACTTCGACGTTACGAACGCCAGGGTCGGGCAGAGAACCGATTACGATAAGCTTTCGCTCGAGGTCTGGACAAACGGCGCGATAGACCCGCAGTCCGCGGTAGGCATAGCCGCGAAGATATTCAAGGAGCAGCTGTCGCTCTTTATCGGCTTCGACGAGGTTGCCGAGGAGGCCGAGGGCAGGGGCGCGGAGGACAAGGTCGAGAGCATGCCGTGGTTCAACGAGAACCTGCTTAAGACGGTAGATGAGCTCGAGCTTTCGGTAAGGAGCGCAAACTGTCTTAAGAACGCCAACATCAAGTACATCGGCGAGATGGTGCAGAAGACCGAACAGGAGATGCTCAAGACAAAGAACTTCGGCAGAAAATCGCTAAACGAGATAAAGGAAATACTTCATACCATGGGGCTCGATTTCGGCAAGAAGCTCGAGGGCTTCCCGACGAGAAAAGAGCTCGATAAGACGCATCAGGAACGCAAGCAAACCGAGTAA
- the rpsD gene encoding 30S ribosomal protein S4: MARQTGPVCKLCRREALKLFLKGDRCYTDKCGFERRSYPPGPQAQGRKKMSEYAIQLREKQKVKRIYGLNETQFGRIFEKAERAKGITGENLISFLERRLDNVVYRMGFACSRGEARMLVTQGHFTVNGKKVNMPSFAVKPNDVVELKTAMRESAHIGENLKSVDRRGVPAWVVLDKGAFKGSISRAPKRDDVTMPIEEHLIVELYSK; this comes from the coding sequence TTGGCAAGACAGACTGGACCGGTATGTAAGTTGTGCAGGAGAGAGGCGCTGAAGCTCTTTTTGAAGGGCGATAGGTGCTACACCGACAAGTGCGGTTTCGAGAGAAGAAGCTACCCGCCGGGGCCACAGGCTCAGGGCAGGAAGAAGATGAGCGAGTACGCCATCCAGCTTCGCGAAAAGCAGAAGGTCAAAAGGATATACGGCCTCAACGAAACCCAGTTCGGACGCATATTCGAGAAGGCCGAGAGGGCAAAGGGCATCACGGGCGAGAACCTGATATCGTTTCTCGAGAGGCGCCTGGATAACGTGGTCTACAGGATGGGCTTTGCCTGTTCGAGAGGGGAAGCCAGGATGCTGGTGACCCAGGGGCACTTTACCGTGAACGGCAAGAAAGTGAACATGCCGTCCTTTGCGGTGAAGCCCAATGATGTGGTGGAGCTTAAGACAGCGATGCGCGAGAGCGCCCACATCGGCGAAAATCTTAAAAGTGTTGACAGGCGCGGTGTTCCTGCATGGGTGGTGCTCGATAAGGGCGCGTTCAAGGGTTCCATATCCAGGGCCCCGAAGCGCGACGACGTAACCATGCCGATAGAGGAGCATTTGATAGTCGAGCTTTATTCGAAGTAG